CGCCGGTGCGCAGCCCGGATCGCGCGCCCGAGCCCGTGCCGAGCGGCGCTCCAGTGCCGGCGCGCGCCATGCGGCGCGCGGAGTAGGAGGATCGCGATGCCGGCCGCCAGCCGATTCGAACGCCGTGGCTTGCGCCTTCGTGGCTTCGCATGGGCCATGCACAAGATCAACCGCGGCTACGAGCGACAGGTCGCGGCGCGCAAGGGGCCGCTGCTCTCGCCGCTCACCGGCACGGTGGTCGAGATCGGGCCCGGTACCGGGCCGAATTTCGCCTATCTCCCGCGCGACGTGCGCTGGATCGGCATCGAGCCCAACGTGCACATGCATCCGTATCTCGAGCGCGCCGCGCGCGCCTACGGCATTTCCACCGAGCTGCGGCCGGGGCTCGCCGAATCGCTGCCGGTGGAGGACTCGAGCGCCGACGCGGTGATCAGCACGCTGGTGCTGTGCAGCGTGCCGGATCTCGACGCCGCCTTGCGCGAGATCCGGCGTGTGCTCAAGCCGGGCGGGCGATTCGTGTTCGTCGAGCACGTCGCGGCACCGCCTGGGACCTGGCTGCGCCGGGTACAGGGCTGGGCGCGGCCGATCAACTCATGGCTCGGCGACGGCTGCCGGCCCGATCGCGAGACCTGGCGGAACATCGAGCGCGCCGGATTCGACCGCCT
The Candidatus Sulfotelmatobacter sp. DNA segment above includes these coding regions:
- a CDS encoding class I SAM-dependent methyltransferase, which codes for MPAASRFERRGLRLRGFAWAMHKINRGYERQVAARKGPLLSPLTGTVVEIGPGTGPNFAYLPRDVRWIGIEPNVHMHPYLERAARAYGISTELRPGLAESLPVEDSSADAVISTLVLCSVPDLDAALREIRRVLKPGGRFVFVEHVAAPPGTWLRRVQGWARPINSWLGDGCRPDRETWRNIERAGFDRLQIEHARLPFDIASPHIFGTAFN